Proteins from a genomic interval of Nocardia sp. BMG51109:
- the ggt gene encoding gamma-glutamyltransferase, with protein MRRTRHIWAGATAALLAAGVLTGCSSGSGGAAQACADSPNGTPVAAAPTAAGTDLATNPEIASGYRDGMQPVRTGTYSVSAANPLATQAACRVLADGGTAADALVAAQMVLGLVEPQASGIGGGAFLMYYDAASRSVDAYDGREVAPASATENYLRWVSDTDRTVPQPNTRASGRSIGVPGALRLLELAHSEHGRQPWRDLFTPAIDLADRGFAISPRMAGQIAESAPDLARDENAKAYFLRPDGTPKPAGTTLTNPAMAKTLGAIASDGPNAFYTGAIAQDIVDAAATASGGRTPGQISLADLAGYQAKKRTALCTDYRDHQVCGMPNPSSGGITVAATLGILQNFDLPTLPPDTIDGNGGKPKAEAVHLISEAERLAYADRDKYVADSDFVPLPGNSPDTLLNGDYLKQRAARIQPNRAMGTAQPGDFGPVPLGTGPQQPEHGTSHISVVDKYGNAAALTTTVESAFGSFHVVDGFVLNNQLTDFSTAPAAADGTPLANRLQPGKRPRSSMSPTLVFDRGADGARGQLTAVTGSPGGSVIIQFVVKSLVNMLDWKLDPQQAVSGVAFGAANTATTGVGGEHPAIDATDKGDHDPLVRKLREWGHQVSVDPQTSGLSALHRDDQGWIGGADPRREGAVMGDTK; from the coding sequence ATGAGGCGCACGCGACACATCTGGGCCGGTGCCACCGCCGCACTGCTCGCGGCCGGGGTACTCACCGGCTGCTCGTCCGGTTCCGGCGGCGCCGCACAGGCATGCGCGGACAGTCCGAACGGCACCCCGGTCGCCGCCGCTCCCACCGCCGCCGGCACCGATCTGGCGACCAATCCCGAGATCGCCTCCGGCTACCGCGACGGCATGCAGCCGGTGCGCACCGGCACCTATTCCGTATCGGCCGCCAATCCCCTTGCGACACAGGCGGCCTGCCGCGTGCTGGCCGACGGCGGCACGGCGGCGGACGCGCTGGTGGCCGCCCAGATGGTGCTGGGCCTGGTGGAGCCGCAGGCGTCGGGTATCGGCGGCGGCGCGTTCCTGATGTACTACGACGCGGCGTCCCGGTCCGTCGACGCCTACGACGGCCGCGAGGTCGCCCCCGCGTCCGCCACCGAGAACTATCTGCGCTGGGTGAGCGATACCGATCGCACGGTGCCGCAACCGAATACGCGCGCCAGCGGCCGATCCATCGGCGTGCCCGGTGCGCTGCGCCTGCTCGAGCTCGCCCATTCCGAACACGGCAGGCAGCCCTGGCGCGACCTGTTCACTCCGGCGATCGACCTGGCCGACCGCGGCTTCGCGATCAGCCCGCGGATGGCGGGCCAGATCGCCGAATCCGCCCCGGATCTCGCACGCGACGAGAACGCGAAGGCCTACTTCCTGCGGCCCGACGGCACCCCGAAGCCGGCCGGCACCACACTCACCAACCCGGCGATGGCGAAAACGCTGGGCGCCATCGCCTCCGACGGCCCGAACGCCTTCTACACCGGCGCCATCGCCCAGGACATCGTCGACGCCGCCGCCACCGCCTCGGGCGGCCGCACGCCGGGGCAGATCTCCCTCGCCGATCTCGCCGGATATCAGGCCAAGAAGCGCACCGCGCTGTGCACCGACTATCGCGACCACCAGGTCTGCGGCATGCCCAACCCCTCTTCCGGCGGCATCACGGTCGCGGCCACGCTGGGCATTCTGCAGAACTTCGATCTGCCGACACTGCCGCCCGACACTATCGACGGCAACGGCGGCAAGCCCAAAGCCGAAGCGGTGCACCTCATCTCGGAGGCCGAGCGGCTGGCCTACGCCGACCGCGACAAGTACGTGGCCGACTCCGACTTCGTTCCGCTGCCGGGCAACTCCCCCGACACTCTGTTGAACGGGGACTACCTGAAACAGCGCGCCGCACGAATCCAGCCGAACCGTGCCATGGGCACCGCACAGCCCGGCGATTTCGGCCCGGTCCCGCTCGGCACCGGGCCGCAGCAGCCCGAGCACGGCACCAGCCACATCTCGGTGGTGGACAAGTACGGCAACGCTGCGGCGCTGACCACCACGGTGGAGTCGGCCTTCGGATCGTTCCACGTCGTCGACGGATTCGTGCTCAACAACCAGCTCACCGACTTCAGCACCGCACCGGCCGCGGCCGACGGCACGCCGCTCGCGAACCGGCTGCAGCCGGGCAAGCGCCCGCGCAGTTCGATGAGCCCGACGCTGGTCTTCGACCGCGGCGCCGACGGTGCGCGCGGGCAGCTGACCGCCGTCACCGGTTCGCCCGGCGGCTCGGTGATCATCCAGTTCGTGGTGAAATCCCTGGTGAACATGCTGGATTGGAAACTCGACCCGCAACAGGCGGTATCCGGCGTCGCCTTCGGCGCCGCCAACACCGCGACCACGGGCGTCGGCGGCGAGCATCCGGCCATCGACGCCACCGACAAGGGCGACCACGATCCGCTGGTGCGGAAACTGCGCGAATGGGGCCACCAGGTATCGGTCGACCCGCAGACCAGCGGTCTCAGCGCACTACACCGCGACGACCAGGGCTGGATCGGCGGCGCCGATCCACGACGCGAGGGCGCCGTCATGGGCGATACGAAGTAG
- a CDS encoding HAD family hydrolase — MTIEAVLFDFSGTLFRLEGDGSLPADLATDGGNPMNADESAAILHRMTTPAAERVVPFDERGLYAWEHRDLSPELHREAYMQVLLKSGVAQPQADRLYAWMVDPLAWTPYPDTGAVLKSLDAQGIPVAVVSNIAFDVRPSFAANGWESDVALYALSYEIGAMKPDPRIFEWTLDRMGVAPEAALMVGDSRENDGGATALGCRFAWVDPRPTADRPDGLRRALAEHGLTV; from the coding sequence GTGACCATCGAGGCGGTGCTTTTCGATTTCTCCGGGACGCTTTTCCGACTGGAAGGTGACGGGTCCCTGCCCGCCGACCTGGCGACGGACGGCGGCAACCCGATGAACGCGGACGAGTCGGCCGCGATCCTGCACCGGATGACGACCCCCGCCGCCGAACGGGTGGTGCCGTTCGACGAGCGCGGGCTGTACGCCTGGGAGCACCGGGACCTCAGCCCGGAGTTGCACCGCGAGGCCTACATGCAGGTGCTGCTGAAATCCGGGGTGGCGCAGCCGCAGGCCGACCGGCTGTACGCGTGGATGGTCGACCCGCTGGCGTGGACTCCCTACCCCGATACCGGTGCCGTACTGAAATCGCTGGACGCCCAGGGTATTCCGGTCGCGGTGGTCAGCAATATCGCCTTCGACGTGCGCCCGTCCTTCGCCGCGAACGGCTGGGAATCCGATGTCGCGCTGTATGCGCTGTCCTACGAGATCGGTGCGATGAAACCCGATCCGCGGATTTTCGAATGGACTCTCGATCGGATGGGCGTCGCCCCGGAGGCCGCGCTGATGGTCGGCGACAGCCGCGAGAACGACGGCGGCGCAACGGCACTCGGCTGCCGCTTCGCCTGGGTCGATCCGCGGCCGACGGCGGATCGTCCCGACGGGTTGCGGAGGGCGCTGGCCGAGCACGGCCTGACCGTCTGA
- a CDS encoding ABC transporter ATP-binding protein, translated as MVDAPILQVASVDFVREGNPILVEVSLTVRPGEHWALLGPNGAGKTTLLKLLGAVEHPTRGAVEVLGHRLGRVDMRELRTAIGHVDPRHAPPYPLTAHEVVLTGLTNTADLKQRWNPTAAEIAEADRLIDLLGLMHRRDARWPTLSQGERGRALIARALMPSPRLLLLDEPTTGLDMAGREQLIDRIDRLQAARPELSSVLVTHHLEELPPGTTHVMLLREGRSVAGGPVEEVLTDENISICFDHPVRLTRTGGRWQVRTDHTVHAG; from the coding sequence ATGGTCGACGCCCCCATCCTGCAGGTAGCCTCCGTCGATTTCGTGCGCGAGGGCAACCCCATTCTCGTGGAGGTGTCGCTGACGGTGCGGCCGGGTGAGCACTGGGCGCTGCTGGGCCCCAACGGCGCCGGCAAGACCACGCTGCTGAAGCTGCTGGGCGCCGTCGAGCATCCCACCCGCGGCGCCGTCGAGGTGCTCGGCCACCGCCTCGGCCGCGTCGACATGCGCGAACTGCGCACCGCGATCGGCCATGTCGATCCGCGCCACGCCCCACCCTATCCGCTGACGGCGCACGAGGTCGTGCTCACCGGCCTGACCAATACGGCCGATCTGAAGCAACGCTGGAATCCGACCGCCGCCGAGATCGCCGAGGCCGACCGGCTGATCGACCTGCTGGGCCTGATGCACCGCCGCGATGCCCGCTGGCCCACGCTGTCCCAGGGCGAGCGCGGCCGCGCGCTGATCGCCCGGGCGCTGATGCCCAGCCCGCGGCTGTTGCTGCTCGACGAGCCGACCACCGGCCTGGACATGGCCGGCCGCGAGCAGCTCATCGACCGCATCGACCGCCTGCAGGCCGCGCGCCCCGAGCTGTCCTCGGTGCTGGTGACCCATCATCTGGAGGAGCTGCCGCCGGGCACCACGCACGTCATGCTGTTGCGCGAGGGGCGCAGCGTCGCCGGCGGCCCGGTCGAGGAGGTCCTCACCGACGAGAACATCAGCATCTGCTTCGATCACCCGGTCCGGCTCACCCGGACCGGCGGCCGCTGGCAGGTCCGCACCGACCACACCGTGCACGCCGGATAG
- a CDS encoding FAD-binding dehydrogenase — translation MAPSQQPDVIVVGAGLAGLVATYELTRAGRRVLVLDQENRNNLGGQAFWSLGGLFFVDSPEQRRLGVHDSFELAWQDWQGSAGFDRDDEDHWARQWARAYVEFAATEKRQYLHDLGLRVTPLVGWAERGGATADGHGNSVPRFHLTWGTGPEVVRVFLEPVLAAERRGLVEFAFRHRVDELIVEDEAVVGVRGGVLEPTELERGRPSSRNTVGEFEFRAPAVIVGSGGIGHDHDLIRANWPTARLGPCPRTMISGVPAHVDGRMLAISESAGGRIVNRDRMWHYTEGINNWDPIWPDHAIRIIPGPSSLWFDAHGKRLPAPCFPGFDTNATMKAILDTGHDYSWFVLTQSIIEKEFALSGSEQNPDITGKDKKLTLRSRLAKGAPGPVEAFKRHGADFVVADTLRELVDGMNEIARGPRLDHDDLERQIVARDREVANKYGKDAQLMAVANARRSLGDRLGRVAAPHRILDPAHGPLIAVRLNILTRKTLGGLQTDLNSQVIRSDGSPFPGLYAAGEVAGFGGGGVHGYNALEGTFLGGCIFSGRAAGRALARTPR, via the coding sequence GTGGCGCCGTCACAGCAGCCGGATGTCATCGTCGTCGGAGCCGGGCTCGCCGGGCTCGTGGCCACCTATGAGCTGACCCGGGCCGGGCGCCGGGTGCTGGTGCTGGACCAGGAGAATCGCAACAATCTCGGCGGGCAGGCGTTCTGGTCGCTGGGCGGGCTGTTCTTCGTGGACAGTCCCGAGCAGCGGCGGCTGGGCGTGCACGACTCGTTCGAGCTGGCCTGGCAGGACTGGCAGGGCTCGGCCGGATTCGACCGCGACGACGAGGATCACTGGGCACGGCAGTGGGCGCGCGCCTACGTCGAGTTCGCCGCCACCGAGAAGCGGCAGTACCTGCACGATCTCGGGCTGCGGGTGACACCGCTGGTGGGCTGGGCCGAACGCGGCGGCGCCACCGCCGACGGGCACGGCAACTCGGTGCCGCGTTTCCACCTGACCTGGGGCACCGGCCCCGAGGTGGTGCGGGTGTTCCTGGAACCGGTGCTGGCGGCCGAGCGGCGCGGCCTGGTCGAGTTCGCCTTCCGGCACCGGGTGGACGAGCTGATCGTCGAGGACGAGGCGGTGGTGGGCGTGCGCGGCGGCGTGCTCGAACCGACCGAGCTGGAGCGCGGCCGGCCATCGTCGCGGAATACCGTGGGCGAGTTCGAATTCCGCGCACCGGCGGTGATCGTCGGTTCCGGCGGCATCGGCCACGACCACGACCTCATCCGCGCGAACTGGCCGACCGCGCGGCTGGGTCCGTGCCCGCGCACCATGATCTCCGGCGTGCCCGCGCACGTGGACGGGCGCATGCTCGCGATCAGCGAGAGCGCGGGCGGGCGGATCGTGAACCGGGACCGCATGTGGCACTACACCGAGGGCATCAACAACTGGGATCCGATCTGGCCCGACCATGCCATCCGGATCATTCCCGGGCCGTCCTCGCTGTGGTTCGACGCGCACGGAAAGCGCTTGCCCGCACCGTGTTTCCCCGGATTCGACACCAACGCCACCATGAAGGCCATCCTGGACACCGGACACGACTATTCGTGGTTCGTGCTGACCCAGTCGATCATCGAGAAGGAGTTCGCGCTGTCGGGCTCCGAGCAGAATCCGGACATCACCGGCAAGGACAAGAAGCTGACGCTGCGCAGCCGGCTCGCCAAGGGCGCACCCGGCCCGGTGGAGGCGTTCAAGCGGCACGGGGCCGACTTCGTGGTCGCCGATACGCTGCGCGAACTCGTCGACGGCATGAACGAGATCGCCCGCGGGCCGCGGCTCGACCACGACGACCTGGAGCGCCAGATCGTCGCGCGCGACCGGGAGGTGGCCAACAAGTACGGCAAGGACGCGCAGCTGATGGCGGTCGCGAACGCCCGCCGCTCGCTCGGCGACCGGCTGGGCCGGGTCGCGGCGCCGCACCGCATCCTGGACCCGGCGCACGGACCGCTGATCGCCGTCCGGCTCAACATCCTGACCCGAAAGACGCTGGGCGGCTTGCAGACCGACCTGAATTCGCAGGTGATCCGCTCGGACGGGTCGCCGTTCCCGGGCCTGTACGCCGCCGGCGAGGTCGCGGGGTTCGGTGGCGGCGGCGTGCACGGATACAACGCGCTGGAGGGCACCTTCCTCGGCGGCTGCATCTTCTCCGGCCGGGCCGCCGGCCGCGCCCTCGCTCGCACACCGCGCTGA
- a CDS encoding amino acid permease, giving the protein MTEVRGKTYLGAEDSGYHKSLKPRQLQMIAIGGAIGTGLFLGAGGRLATAGPGLFLVYAICGVFVFFILRALGELILHRPSSGSFISYAREFYGEKAAFTAGWMYFLNWSMTGIVDTTAIATYLHYWGPFQPVAQWVLALIALCLVLGINLISVKWFGELEFWAALVKVVALVCFLGVGTIFLAGRFTIEGRTTGFGMMSDAGGWFPTGVLPLVTVTSGVVFAYAAVELVGTAAGETENPQKIMPRAINSVIFRIAVFYVGSLVLLALLLPYTAYSASESPFVTFFSELGVGNAGSVMNFVVLTAAFSSLNAGLYSTGRILRSMSMNGSAPRFTGRMNKRGVPYGGIMLTSVVALFGIWLNYIVPSRAFEIVLNVASMGILSSWATIVLCQLQLWRRWRRGEAERPAFRMFGAPYTGLATLVFLAAVLVLMGFDYPVGTWTVASLVVIVPALIIGWFAARKRVLAVAQERAGYTGEYPVVANIPMDDDRK; this is encoded by the coding sequence ATGACGGAAGTGCGGGGCAAGACGTATCTCGGTGCGGAGGACAGCGGCTACCACAAGAGCCTGAAACCGCGCCAGCTGCAGATGATCGCCATCGGCGGCGCGATCGGGACGGGCCTGTTCCTCGGCGCCGGTGGCCGCCTGGCGACTGCGGGGCCCGGATTGTTCCTGGTGTACGCGATCTGCGGCGTCTTCGTCTTCTTCATCCTGCGCGCGCTGGGCGAGTTGATCCTGCACCGGCCGTCGTCCGGGTCGTTCATCTCCTATGCCCGCGAGTTCTACGGCGAGAAGGCGGCTTTCACCGCCGGCTGGATGTACTTCCTGAACTGGTCGATGACCGGCATCGTCGATACCACCGCGATCGCCACGTATCTGCACTACTGGGGTCCGTTCCAGCCGGTGGCGCAATGGGTGCTGGCGCTGATCGCGCTGTGCCTCGTACTGGGGATCAACCTGATCTCGGTGAAGTGGTTCGGTGAACTGGAATTCTGGGCAGCGCTGGTGAAGGTCGTCGCCCTGGTCTGCTTCCTGGGCGTCGGCACGATCTTCCTGGCGGGCCGGTTCACGATCGAGGGCCGGACGACGGGATTCGGCATGATGTCGGATGCCGGGGGCTGGTTCCCGACCGGTGTGCTGCCGCTGGTCACCGTGACCTCCGGCGTCGTATTCGCCTATGCGGCAGTGGAACTGGTCGGCACCGCGGCGGGGGAGACGGAGAATCCGCAGAAGATCATGCCGCGGGCGATCAATTCGGTGATCTTCCGGATCGCCGTGTTCTACGTCGGCTCGCTGGTGTTGCTGGCGCTGCTGCTGCCGTACACGGCGTACTCGGCCTCGGAGAGCCCGTTCGTCACGTTCTTCTCCGAACTCGGTGTGGGGAACGCGGGCTCGGTGATGAATTTCGTCGTGCTCACCGCCGCGTTCTCGAGCCTCAACGCCGGGCTGTACTCCACCGGTCGCATCCTGCGGTCGATGTCGATGAACGGCAGCGCGCCGCGGTTCACCGGCCGCATGAACAAGCGCGGCGTCCCCTATGGCGGCATCATGCTGACCAGCGTCGTCGCGTTGTTCGGCATCTGGCTCAACTACATCGTGCCCTCGCGCGCGTTCGAGATCGTGCTCAACGTGGCGTCGATGGGCATCCTGTCCTCGTGGGCCACCATCGTGCTGTGCCAGTTGCAGCTGTGGCGCCGGTGGCGGCGCGGCGAGGCCGAGCGGCCCGCGTTCCGGATGTTCGGCGCGCCCTACACGGGCCTCGCGACGCTGGTGTTCCTGGCGGCCGTGCTGGTGCTGATGGGCTTCGACTATCCCGTCGGGACGTGGACGGTGGCGAGCCTGGTGGTGATCGTGCCGGCGCTGATCATCGGCTGGTTCGCCGCCCGCAAGCGGGTGCTCGCGGTCGCGCAGGAGCGGGCCGGGTACACGGGGGAGTACCCGGTGGTGGCGAACATTCCGATGGACGATGACCGAAAGTAG
- a CDS encoding PH domain-containing protein — translation MPPVVRIWKRGPQPVPSAESAGTAWDLEVRPRRAVRTARIVAAVIAILFTVAGIASAHSATGVNFRGVDQVAVILFGWLLAGAVLLLTRPRLRVGQQGVSVRNVLGDNDFHWKDIRGVTIPDKRAWARLELAGDEYVPLLAIRVNDKEYAARAMDRFRELGEKYSAAQED, via the coding sequence ATGCCGCCCGTCGTCCGGATCTGGAAGCGCGGTCCGCAGCCGGTCCCGTCGGCCGAATCCGCCGGGACGGCCTGGGATCTGGAGGTGCGGCCGCGTCGCGCGGTGCGCACGGCCCGCATCGTCGCGGCGGTGATCGCGATCCTGTTCACGGTCGCCGGGATCGCCTCGGCGCACAGCGCGACGGGCGTGAACTTCCGCGGTGTCGACCAGGTCGCGGTCATCCTCTTCGGGTGGCTGCTCGCCGGTGCGGTGCTGCTGCTGACCCGGCCCCGGCTGAGGGTCGGTCAGCAGGGCGTCTCGGTGCGCAATGTCCTGGGCGACAACGACTTCCACTGGAAGGACATCCGCGGCGTCACCATCCCGGACAAGCGCGCGTGGGCCCGGCTGGAGCTGGCCGGCGACGAGTACGTGCCGCTGCTGGCGATCCGGGTCAACGACAAGGAGTACGCCGCGCGGGCGATGGACCGTTTTCGCGAGCTCGGCGAGAAATACTCTGCCGCGCAAGAGGACTGA